A single Dechloromonas denitrificans DNA region contains:
- a CDS encoding zinc-ribbon domain-containing protein: MSISDSKKVQETSPRQKRTPLENHSLAAAYPEIVARHWLPENGDPTLIHSGSGKDLLWRCPEGHTFRRVVWRMIKTQRCNICNSLGYQSERGRLCWHKTMNGAVTPWNVGVGSDFKAWWQCLEHPHHEWRTTVAAFLSSKGCPFCTRDRASPEYNLTTEFPDVGRSWHPTRNGDLQPIDLLPRSDRVVWWHCPAGHEWDAPVKKRTSGHGCPYCSRHRITSETSLQTTHPELATEWDRKKNGSLSPKDFSAGSDCIAWWRCASDPSHSWSARIANRAILQTGCPYCANRLADGSNSLQVLRPDLVAEWDVERNSITPEDVVPGSNRNVWWRCKRGHHWAAAVAARALVGTGCAKCMTQSSLIEIRLFCELRFFFPDAEWMFRVNGIECDIFLPSLGVAVEFDGRYWHKDREKHDLAKNTRLGVHGVKVLRVRQAPLSPIGRHDVVVKTSANHEQIVTATLNALAHSGLVLADEMAQELENAARCGGLRADSQFRSLRCYLKKPIPSRSLAYLYPEIAAEWDFESNAPLLPEMFLPNSGERVMWQCSRNPLHVWRTRIAHRTQSGAGCPYCAGNLPDANNNLATVYPDLARQWHPKMNGDLGPGEVTPRSTKKVWWFCPEDPSHVYEASPYNRSRIQGCPYCAKRRPSPTDNFAVVYPNLAGEFNLTSNNGHRPEDYRPSSGAKIWWRCNSCGTEWQATIASRVRGWNACPKCAPNARPGQRRPRN, from the coding sequence TTGAGCATATCTGATTCCAAAAAGGTACAAGAAACAAGTCCGCGACAAAAGAGAACGCCGCTAGAAAATCATAGCTTAGCGGCCGCCTATCCAGAAATTGTTGCTCGACATTGGTTGCCAGAAAATGGCGATCCGACACTGATTCATTCCGGTAGCGGAAAGGATTTGCTGTGGCGATGCCCTGAAGGGCATACCTTTCGGCGGGTCGTTTGGCGAATGATCAAGACCCAGCGTTGCAATATTTGTAATTCACTAGGCTATCAATCTGAGCGTGGGCGACTCTGCTGGCATAAGACGATGAATGGTGCAGTCACGCCTTGGAATGTCGGTGTCGGTTCAGATTTCAAGGCTTGGTGGCAGTGCCTAGAGCATCCGCATCATGAGTGGCGGACGACTGTCGCGGCTTTTCTGTCATCAAAGGGGTGCCCGTTTTGTACGCGAGATAGGGCTTCGCCGGAATACAACCTAACAACCGAATTTCCCGACGTTGGCAGGTCATGGCACCCTACCCGCAATGGCGATTTGCAGCCAATTGACTTGCTGCCGCGTTCCGATCGTGTGGTGTGGTGGCATTGTCCCGCGGGACATGAGTGGGACGCCCCGGTCAAAAAGCGCACGTCTGGTCATGGCTGCCCTTATTGTTCCAGACACCGTATAACCTCGGAAACGAGCCTGCAGACGACGCATCCAGAGCTTGCAACTGAATGGGATAGAAAAAAGAACGGCAGTCTCTCGCCAAAGGATTTCAGTGCAGGAAGCGATTGTATTGCGTGGTGGCGTTGTGCGTCCGATCCGTCACATTCCTGGTCTGCAAGGATTGCGAATCGAGCAATCCTTCAAACGGGGTGCCCGTATTGCGCCAATCGGCTTGCAGATGGCAGTAACAGCCTACAAGTACTCCGGCCAGATCTCGTTGCGGAGTGGGATGTGGAACGCAACTCAATCACTCCGGAAGACGTTGTTCCGGGAAGCAACCGGAATGTGTGGTGGCGGTGCAAACGTGGCCATCACTGGGCGGCTGCCGTAGCTGCACGAGCTTTGGTTGGAACGGGCTGTGCAAAATGTATGACACAGTCGTCGCTGATTGAAATTCGGCTTTTCTGTGAATTGCGCTTCTTTTTTCCTGACGCGGAGTGGATGTTCCGTGTCAATGGGATCGAGTGCGATATTTTCTTGCCGTCGCTTGGCGTTGCTGTTGAGTTTGACGGCAGATACTGGCACAAGGATCGTGAAAAGCACGATCTTGCAAAGAATACTCGCCTTGGTGTCCATGGGGTCAAAGTTCTACGAGTAAGGCAAGCCCCGCTTTCGCCAATCGGTCGGCATGATGTTGTAGTGAAGACATCTGCTAACCACGAGCAAATCGTTACGGCTACGCTTAATGCTTTGGCACACTCTGGCTTGGTTTTAGCCGATGAAATGGCCCAGGAGTTAGAGAATGCAGCGCGCTGCGGAGGCCTTCGGGCTGATTCGCAATTTCGTAGCCTCCGTTGTTATCTAAAAAAGCCAATTCCAAGCCGATCTTTAGCTTACCTATACCCGGAAATTGCGGCCGAATGGGATTTCGAGAGCAATGCGCCCCTGTTGCCAGAGATGTTTCTGCCAAATTCCGGCGAGCGTGTGATGTGGCAATGTTCCCGAAATCCTTTACATGTGTGGCGAACGCGCATCGCTCACCGAACCCAATCGGGTGCGGGTTGCCCATACTGTGCGGGGAACCTTCCTGACGCTAACAACAATCTCGCTACCGTCTATCCGGATTTGGCGCGCCAATGGCATCCTAAGATGAATGGCGACCTTGGTCCCGGCGAGGTTACGCCCCGTTCAACTAAGAAGGTCTGGTGGTTTTGTCCTGAGGACCCATCCCATGTTTATGAGGCATCCCCGTACAACCGAAGCAGAATACAAGGGTGCCCGTACTGTGCAAAGCGAAGACCGAGCCCTACGGATAATTTCGCGGTTGTTTACCCCAACCTCGCAGGTGAGTTTAATCTGACGAGCAACAATGGCCATCGGCCTGAGGACTATAGGCCCAGCAGCGGAGCTAAAATTTGGTGGCGATGCAACTCCTGTGGGACTGAATGGCAAGCAACTATCGCATCAAGAGTTAGGGGATGGAATGCCTGCCCGAAGTGTGCACCGAACGCTAGACCTGGGCAGCGTCGGCCTCGAAATTGA